A region of Diospyros lotus cultivar Yz01 chromosome 3, ASM1463336v1, whole genome shotgun sequence DNA encodes the following proteins:
- the LOC127796183 gene encoding dicarboxylate transporter 1, chloroplastic-like yields the protein MASFALAAPANLLRLPAARRASNHPRPPLNLISIPPIHRFHSRPHTLFPKFTSTNPNYSSLPAPSLLVKASAAVSDGPQEQPWQGAAMKPLLASIATGVILWFVPQPAGVSRNAWQLLSIFLATIVGIITQPLPLGAVAVMGLGACVLTKTLTFAAAFSAFGDPIPWLIALAFFFARGFIKTGLGNRIAYQFVSLFGSSSLGLGYSLVFSEALLAPAIPSVSARAGGIFLPLVKSLCVACGSNAGDGTENKLGAWLMLTCFQTSVISSSMFLTAMAANPLSANLAYSAINQTIGWMDWAKAAIVPGLVSLIVVPLLLYLVYPPTVKSSPDAPKLAREKLEKMGPMSQSEIIMAATLLLTVGLWVFGGVLNIDAVTAAILGLAILLITGVVTWKECLSEAVAWDTLTWFAALIAMAGYLNKYGLISWFSQTVVKFVGGLGLSWQLSFGILLLLYFYSHYFFASGAAHIGAMFTAFLSVASALGTPPYLGALVLAFLSNLMGGLTHYGIGSAPVFYGAKYVPLAKWWGYGFLISVVNIIIWLGVGGAWWKAIGLW from the exons ATGGCGTCCTTCGCTCTCGCCGCCCCGGCGAACTTACTCCGCCTTCCGGCGGCACGCCGTGCTTCTAATCATCCCCGGCCGCCGTTAAATCTCATTTCCATCCCTCCAATTCACAGGTTCCACTCCAGACCACACACGCTCTTCCCCAAATTCACCTCCACTAACCCTAACTACTCTTCACTCCCCGCCCCAAGCCTCCTTGTCAAGGCCTCCGCGGCGGTGTCGGACGGCCCCCAAGAGCAGCCATGGCAGGGCGCTGCAATGAAGCCGCTGCTCGCTTCCATAGCCACCGGCGTCATCCTCTGGTTTGTTCCGCAACCGGCCGGCGTCTCGCGCAATGCCTGGCAATTGTTGTCCATCTTCTTGGCCACCATAGTTGGAATCATCACGCAACCTCTGCCGCTTGGCGCGGTGGCCGTAATGGGCCTCGGCGCTTGCGTCCTCACCAAAACCTTAACGTTCGCCGCCGCCTTCTCCGCCTTCGGCGACCCCATCCCGTGGCTAATCGCGCTCGCCTTCTTCTTCGCCCGAGGCTTCATCAAGACCGGTCTTGGCAACCGCATCGCCTACCAATTCGTCTCTCTATTTGGTAGTTCGTCATTAGGGCTAGGTTACAGTTTAGTCTTCAGCGAAGCGTTGTTGGCGCCGGCGATTCCGTCTGTGTCGGCAAGAGCCGGCGGAATTTTTCTGCCACTGGTGAAGTCTCTGTGTGTTGCTTGTGGAAGCAACGCCGGGGACGGCACGGAGAACAAGTTGGGGGCGTGGTTGATGCTGACTTGCTTCCAGACTTCGGTCATTTCGTCGTCCATGTTCCTGACGGCCATGGCGGCAAACCCTTTGAGTGCCAATTTAGCTTATAGTGCAATAAACCAGACAATTGGGTGGATGGATTGGGCCAAGGCGGCGATAGTGCCGGGATTGGTGTCGCTGATTGTGGTGCCATTGCTTCTGTATTTGGTCTATCCTCCAACGGTGAAGAGTAGCCCCGATGCGCCGAAGCTTGCGCGGGAGAAGTTGGAGAAGATGGGGCCGATGTCTCAGAGCGAGATTATAATGGCTGCAACTCTGCTACTCACG GTTGGATTATGGGTATTTGGTGGGGTGCTAAATATAGATGCTGTTACTGCTGCCATCCTTGGGCTAGCTATTCTCCTAATAACTGGGGTTGTCACATGGAAAGAATGCTTGTCTGAAGCAGTTGCCTGGGACACTTTAACTTGGTTTGCTGCACTCATTGCAATGGCTGGTTATCTCAACAAATATGGCCTTATCTCATGGTTCAGCCAAACTGTTGTTAAG TTTGTTGGTGGATTGGGTCTTTCATGGCAGCTGTCTTTCGGCATTTTACTTCTACTCTATTTCTACTCTCACTACTTCTTTGCAAGCGGTGCTGCTCATATTGGTGCGATGTTTACAGCGTTCCTATCAGTTGCGAGCGCACTAGGCACCCCGCCATACCTGGGAGCCTTGGTGCTTGCATTCCTCTCCAACTTGATGGGTGGACTCACCCACTATGGGATCGGATCTGCACCCGTCTTCTATGGTGCAAAATATGTGCCGCTTGCTAAATGGTGGGGCTATGGATTCCTCATCTCAGTAGTAAACATTATCATCTGGCTTGGAGTTGGAGGGGCTTGGTGGAAGGCCATTGGGTTGTGGTAG